In Actinomadura citrea, a single window of DNA contains:
- a CDS encoding nuclear transport factor 2 family protein, which yields MSQSPSPDLAARVARLEAIEEIKALKHRYLRACDAKDPEEFRACFIASGASIDYGRLGAFDDAEGMVTVFEAIALRKVDGRNVVLDMHHAMHPDITVHDGTRASGRWTLKFRQVNLEDGTESVSTGEYDDDYVVEDGRWKMARCHFRRHWTITRPLGPGCRVDQATGQGAARPG from the coding sequence ATGTCGCAGTCCCCGAGTCCCGACCTCGCCGCGCGCGTCGCCCGGCTGGAGGCCATCGAGGAGATCAAGGCGCTCAAGCACCGCTACCTGCGGGCCTGCGACGCCAAGGACCCGGAGGAGTTCCGGGCCTGCTTCATCGCCTCGGGCGCCTCGATCGACTACGGCCGGCTGGGCGCGTTCGACGACGCCGAGGGCATGGTCACGGTCTTCGAGGCGATCGCGCTCCGGAAGGTCGACGGCAGGAACGTCGTCCTCGACATGCACCACGCGATGCATCCGGACATCACCGTGCACGACGGGACGCGCGCGTCGGGCCGCTGGACGCTCAAGTTCCGCCAGGTGAACCTGGAGGACGGCACCGAGTCGGTGAGCACCGGCGAGTACGACGACGATTACGTGGTCGAGGACGGCCGCTGGAAGATGGCCAGGTGCCACTTCCGCCGCCACTGGACGATCACCCGTCCGCTCGGCCCCGGCTGCCGCGTCGACCAGGCGACCGGCCAGGGAGCCGCGCGGCCCGGCTAG
- a CDS encoding class I SAM-dependent methyltransferase gives MYERFAHEYATHAEDSSYNALYDRPAVLGLAGDVAGLTVFDAACGPGLYARELLERGADVAGCDVSPTFVDMARKRTGGRADLRVHDLSTPVAWMPDASVDLVVLALALHYFDDRVALLREFRRLLAPGGALVLSTEHPMAGWLRLGGSYFLEEPVEESLSTERDWPIRAWRRPLTAICAEFRAAGFLIEELLEPRPAPEMADRHPEDHAKLERSPAFVAFRLVPARS, from the coding sequence ATGTACGAGCGCTTCGCCCACGAGTACGCCACCCACGCCGAGGACAGCTCCTACAACGCCCTCTACGACCGTCCCGCCGTCCTCGGCCTCGCGGGGGACGTGGCCGGCCTCACCGTCTTCGACGCCGCGTGCGGCCCCGGCCTCTACGCCCGGGAACTGCTGGAGCGCGGCGCCGACGTCGCCGGCTGCGACGTCAGCCCGACCTTCGTCGACATGGCGCGGAAGCGCACCGGAGGCCGCGCCGACCTGCGCGTCCACGACCTGTCCACGCCCGTGGCCTGGATGCCGGACGCCTCTGTCGACCTGGTGGTGCTCGCGCTGGCCCTGCATTACTTCGACGACCGGGTCGCGCTGCTGAGGGAGTTCCGCCGCCTCCTGGCCCCGGGCGGCGCGCTCGTCCTCTCGACCGAGCACCCGATGGCGGGGTGGCTGCGCCTGGGCGGCTCCTACTTCCTCGAAGAGCCGGTGGAGGAGTCGCTGAGTACTGAACGGGACTGGCCGATCCGGGCGTGGCGGCGCCCCCTGACGGCGATCTGCGCCGAGTTCCGCGCGGCCGGGTTCCTCATCGAGGAGCTCCTGGAGCCGCGTCCCGCCCCGGAGATGGCCGACCGCCACCCCGAAGACCACGCCAAGCTGGAGCGGTCCCCCGCCTTCGTCGCCTTCCGCCTGGTCCCGGCCCGGTCCTGA
- a CDS encoding ABC transporter ATP-binding protein, producing the protein MAAITMKNIVKRYGDGFPAVNDVSLDVRDGEFMILVGPSGCGKSTLLRMIVGLEDITSGEMLIGDRVVNKIAPRQRNLSMVFQNYALYPHLSVFENIAFPLRLAKVAGDEVRRRVGETAELLELTEHLDRKPANLSGGQRQRVAMGRAIVRQADAFLFDEPLSNLDAKLRGQMRTEISRLQRRLGVTTVYVTHDQTEAMTLGDRVAVLRRGDLQQVGSPRELYEEPVNLFVAGFIGSPSMNFLPASVDRSDDGVFLETPLGRFELRDARKAAAIGDRSVVLVGIRPEHFEDASLVGEEKRARGSLVRIRVDVTEWLGNEQYAYIPYEAPEDLTAQLRDLSRELDGDQLRTQAVVALDAASMIAPGREAELWIDTTRAHLFDPATGENLTRDEGRVAQLDRLAEESRAAHREAQREPAAGA; encoded by the coding sequence ATGGCCGCCATCACCATGAAGAACATCGTCAAGCGGTACGGCGACGGTTTCCCGGCCGTGAACGACGTCTCCCTCGACGTCCGGGACGGCGAGTTCATGATCCTGGTCGGGCCGTCCGGCTGCGGCAAGTCCACGCTGCTGCGGATGATCGTCGGGCTGGAGGACATCACGTCCGGCGAGATGCTCATCGGCGACCGGGTCGTCAACAAGATCGCGCCGCGGCAGCGGAACCTGTCGATGGTGTTCCAGAACTACGCGCTCTACCCGCACCTCAGCGTGTTCGAGAACATCGCCTTCCCGCTCCGCCTCGCCAAGGTCGCCGGCGACGAGGTGCGGCGGCGCGTCGGCGAGACCGCCGAGCTGCTGGAGCTGACCGAGCATCTGGACCGCAAGCCCGCGAACCTGTCCGGCGGGCAGCGGCAGCGGGTCGCGATGGGCCGCGCGATCGTCCGGCAGGCGGACGCGTTCCTGTTCGACGAGCCGCTGTCGAACCTGGACGCCAAGCTGCGCGGGCAGATGCGCACCGAGATCTCCCGGCTCCAGCGGCGCCTCGGCGTCACCACCGTGTACGTCACGCACGACCAGACGGAGGCGATGACGCTCGGCGACCGGGTCGCGGTGCTGCGCAGGGGCGACCTGCAGCAGGTGGGGAGCCCGCGCGAGCTGTACGAGGAGCCGGTCAACCTGTTCGTCGCCGGGTTCATCGGGTCGCCGTCCATGAACTTCCTGCCGGCGTCCGTGGATCGCTCCGACGACGGCGTGTTCCTGGAGACGCCGCTCGGCCGGTTCGAGCTGCGCGACGCGCGCAAGGCCGCCGCGATCGGCGACCGGTCGGTCGTCCTCGTCGGGATCCGCCCGGAGCACTTCGAGGACGCCTCGCTCGTCGGTGAGGAGAAGCGGGCGCGCGGCAGCCTCGTGCGGATCCGGGTGGACGTGACCGAATGGCTGGGCAACGAGCAGTACGCCTACATCCCGTACGAGGCGCCCGAGGACCTCACCGCCCAGCTGCGCGACCTGTCGCGGGAGCTCGACGGCGACCAGCTGCGGACGCAGGCGGTCGTGGCGCTGGACGCGGCCAGCATGATCGCGCCGGGGCGCGAGGCGGAGCTGTGGATCGACACGACGCGGGCGCACCTGTTCGACCCGGCCACCGGCGAGAACCTGACTCGCGACGAGGGGCGCGTCGCGCAGCTGGACCGCCTCGCCGAGGAGTCGCGCGCCGCCCACAGGGAAGCGCAGCGGGAGCCGGCCGCCGGAGCCTGA
- a CDS encoding carbohydrate ABC transporter permease: MESARSKSLWIVASLLILVWTAFPIVWIVMLSFKQPSEIGNVQGFFPKTWTWDNYETVFKTDLFTSALINSIGISLIATFVGVVFATLVAYAIARLEFPGKRLILSFALAIAMFPVVSLVGPLFDLWRNIGLYDTWPGLIIPYISFALPLAIWTLSAFFREIPWEMEQAAQVDGATTWQAFRKVIVPLAAPGVFTAAILTFFFCWNDFVFGISLTSTDRARPVPAALAFFTGESYFEQPTTAICAAAVVVTVPVVIIVLAFQRRIVAGLTSGAVKG; this comes from the coding sequence ATGGAGTCGGCGCGCTCGAAGTCGCTGTGGATCGTCGCCTCGCTGCTGATCCTGGTGTGGACGGCGTTCCCGATCGTGTGGATCGTGATGCTGTCGTTCAAGCAGCCCAGCGAGATCGGCAACGTCCAGGGCTTCTTCCCGAAGACCTGGACGTGGGACAACTACGAGACGGTCTTCAAGACCGACCTGTTCACCTCGGCGCTGATCAACTCGATCGGCATCTCGCTGATCGCCACGTTCGTCGGGGTGGTGTTCGCGACGCTGGTGGCCTACGCCATCGCGCGGCTGGAGTTCCCCGGCAAGCGGCTGATCCTGTCGTTCGCGCTCGCCATCGCGATGTTCCCGGTGGTGTCGCTGGTCGGACCGCTGTTCGACCTGTGGCGCAACATCGGCCTGTACGACACCTGGCCGGGCCTGATCATCCCCTACATCTCGTTCGCGCTGCCGCTCGCGATCTGGACGCTGTCGGCGTTCTTCCGCGAGATCCCGTGGGAGATGGAGCAGGCGGCGCAGGTGGACGGGGCCACCACCTGGCAGGCGTTCCGCAAGGTGATCGTCCCGCTGGCGGCGCCCGGCGTGTTCACCGCCGCGATCCTGACCTTCTTCTTCTGCTGGAACGACTTCGTCTTCGGGATCTCGCTGACCTCCACCGACCGGGCCCGGCCCGTCCCGGCGGCGCTGGCGTTCTTCACCGGGGAGTCCTACTTCGAGCAGCCCACCACCGCCATCTGCGCCGCCGCCGTCGTCGTCACGGTCCCGGTCGTGATCATCGTTCTGGCGTTCCAGCGCCGCATCGTGGCCGGGCTGACGTCCGGCGCCGTCAAAGGCTGA
- a CDS encoding helix-turn-helix domain-containing protein encodes MSRRRPPTPLPDGLPEAVRILLTELRALKEESGLDLRALERRTHASRSSWSRWLGGETWIPADAVVSLADLCGADARRLAVLWEVADEARRSAPSAVEVATTAEPLTAAPHPTEPDTAEPGTDAVPVTDTVLVSDLSRTTDLGPGEPVHAGSWAGRTRPRRLLFLGAVAGCTLVAGSAGVALGAALQTPPVAGDAGARPSETARRPVKVLSRHDVLVRTRSWHPHSARRVPYDQNAGFQGYRTDGSGYASMALGLPKPGPNSALLEASYCRRIPMASLLPGDLVIKASGGADVREVLVFERWTSPARRAYWAYQQRRGYGTDHLVRGDGLTPGADHHGCRPYNVQDDPVG; translated from the coding sequence ATGAGCCGAAGACGACCGCCGACTCCGCTGCCCGACGGCCTGCCCGAGGCGGTGCGGATCCTGCTCACCGAGCTGCGCGCCCTGAAGGAGGAATCCGGGCTCGATCTGCGCGCCCTGGAGCGCAGGACGCATGCGAGCCGCTCGTCCTGGAGCCGCTGGCTCGGCGGGGAGACGTGGATCCCGGCCGACGCCGTCGTCTCGCTCGCGGACCTGTGCGGCGCGGACGCGCGCCGCCTCGCCGTCCTGTGGGAGGTGGCGGACGAGGCCAGGCGCTCGGCCCCGTCCGCGGTGGAGGTGGCGACCACGGCCGAGCCCCTCACCGCCGCCCCGCACCCCACCGAACCCGACACCGCAGAGCCCGGCACCGATGCGGTGCCCGTCACCGACACGGTGCTCGTCTCCGACCTGAGCCGCACCACCGACCTCGGGCCCGGCGAGCCCGTGCACGCGGGGTCATGGGCCGGGCGGACACGTCCCCGCCGGTTGCTCTTCCTCGGTGCCGTCGCCGGTTGCACGCTCGTCGCCGGGAGCGCCGGGGTCGCCCTGGGCGCGGCGTTGCAGACACCGCCGGTGGCCGGGGACGCGGGCGCCCGGCCGTCCGAGACGGCCCGGCGGCCCGTCAAGGTGCTCAGCCGCCACGACGTCCTGGTCCGGACCCGGTCCTGGCATCCGCACAGCGCCCGGCGGGTGCCCTACGACCAGAACGCCGGCTTCCAGGGCTACCGGACCGACGGCTCGGGGTATGCGTCGATGGCGCTCGGGCTGCCGAAGCCCGGCCCCAACTCGGCGCTGCTCGAGGCGTCCTACTGCCGGCGGATCCCGATGGCCTCGCTGCTCCCCGGCGATCTCGTGATCAAGGCCAGCGGCGGCGCCGACGTGCGCGAGGTCCTGGTCTTCGAGCGGTGGACGAGCCCCGCCCGCCGCGCCTACTGGGCCTACCAGCAGCGCCGCGGCTACGGCACCGACCATCTGGTCCGCGGCGACGGCCTCACGCCCGGCGCCGACCATCACGGCTGCCGCCCCTACAACGTCCAGGACGACCCCGTCGGCTGA
- a CDS encoding pyruvate dehydrogenase, translating to MATVADQFIEVLRQAGVRRIYGVVGDSLNPVVDAVRRTRGIDWVHVRNEEAGAFAAAAEAQTTGRLAVCAGSCGPGNTHLIQGLYDAHRSGAPVLALASQIPSVQIGSGYFQETHPERLFVDCSHFCEPIVTPEQMPRLLRTAIQHAIGLGGVAVLTLPGDVAGSDTAAPTGEHDFLVRKGIVRPPSDQVEQLAGALNRARKVMLFCGSGVRDAHAEVIELAHRLLSPVGHALRGKEWIQYDNPFDVGMSGLLGYGACYEAMQDADLVLLLGTDFPYDPFLPGKNTIQVDDDPSKPGRRTPLDLAVHGDVGETIRLVLDKVEQKHDRSYLDEMLHRHTRALEGVVSAYTRDIDRHIPIHPEYVAGVLDDLADDDAIFTVDTGMCNVWAARYITPNGRRRVMGSFVHGSMANALPHAIGAQFGAPGRQVVSISGDGGLGMLLGELLTVKLHRVPVKIILFDNASLGMVRLEMMVDGLPSYETDHEPVDYAAIAEAAGIESARVERPSDVRTVMERALAAPGPYLVDVVTDPNALSIPPRITPQQVKGFALSAGKTVLTGGVGKMLDLARSNLRNIPRP from the coding sequence ATGGCGACCGTCGCCGACCAGTTCATCGAGGTGCTGCGGCAGGCCGGCGTCCGGCGGATCTACGGGGTGGTGGGCGACAGCCTCAACCCGGTCGTGGACGCCGTGCGGCGGACGCGCGGGATCGACTGGGTGCACGTCCGCAACGAGGAGGCGGGCGCGTTCGCGGCGGCGGCCGAGGCGCAGACCACGGGAAGGCTCGCCGTGTGCGCGGGCAGCTGCGGCCCCGGCAACACCCACCTCATCCAGGGCCTGTACGACGCGCACCGGTCGGGCGCGCCGGTGCTGGCGCTGGCGTCGCAGATCCCGAGCGTGCAGATCGGCAGCGGCTACTTCCAGGAGACCCACCCCGAGCGGCTGTTCGTCGACTGCAGCCACTTCTGCGAGCCGATCGTCACCCCGGAGCAGATGCCGCGCCTCCTGCGGACCGCGATCCAGCATGCGATCGGGCTCGGTGGCGTCGCCGTGCTGACCCTCCCCGGCGACGTCGCGGGCAGTGACACGGCCGCCCCCACCGGCGAGCACGACTTCCTCGTCCGCAAGGGGATCGTCCGCCCGCCGTCCGACCAGGTCGAGCAGCTCGCCGGCGCGCTGAACCGGGCGCGGAAGGTGATGCTGTTCTGCGGCTCCGGCGTCCGGGACGCCCACGCCGAGGTGATCGAACTGGCGCACCGGCTGCTCTCGCCGGTCGGCCACGCGCTGCGCGGCAAGGAGTGGATCCAGTACGACAACCCGTTCGACGTGGGCATGAGCGGCCTGCTCGGCTACGGCGCCTGCTACGAGGCGATGCAGGACGCCGATCTCGTCCTGCTGCTCGGCACCGACTTCCCCTACGACCCGTTCCTGCCGGGCAAGAACACCATTCAGGTGGACGACGACCCGTCCAAGCCGGGGCGCCGGACCCCGCTCGACCTCGCGGTCCACGGGGACGTCGGGGAGACGATCCGGCTCGTCCTGGACAAGGTCGAGCAGAAGCACGACCGCTCCTACCTCGACGAGATGCTGCACCGCCACACGCGGGCGCTGGAGGGCGTGGTCTCCGCCTACACCCGCGACATCGACCGGCACATCCCGATCCACCCCGAGTACGTCGCCGGCGTCCTGGACGACCTCGCCGACGACGACGCGATCTTCACCGTGGACACCGGGATGTGCAACGTCTGGGCCGCGCGCTACATCACCCCCAACGGGCGCCGCCGCGTGATGGGCTCGTTCGTCCACGGCTCCATGGCCAACGCGCTCCCGCACGCCATCGGCGCGCAGTTCGGCGCGCCCGGACGCCAGGTCGTCTCGATCTCCGGCGACGGCGGTCTCGGCATGCTGCTCGGCGAGCTGCTCACGGTGAAGCTGCACCGCGTCCCCGTGAAGATCATCCTGTTCGACAACGCGTCGCTCGGCATGGTGCGCCTGGAGATGATGGTGGACGGTCTGCCGTCCTACGAGACCGACCACGAGCCCGTCGACTACGCCGCGATCGCCGAGGCCGCCGGCATCGAGTCGGCGCGGGTGGAGCGCCCGTCCGACGTCCGCACCGTGATGGAGCGCGCGCTCGCCGCGCCCGGCCCCTACCTGGTGGACGTCGTGACCGACCCGAACGCCCTGTCCATCCCGCCCCGCATCACGCCGCAGCAGGTGAAGGGCTTCGCGCTGTCGGCCGGCAAGACCGTCCTCACCGGCGGCGTCGGCAAGATGCTCGACCTGGCCCGCAGCAACCTGCGCAACATCCCCCGCCCCTGA
- a CDS encoding MarR family winged helix-turn-helix transcriptional regulator yields MSADGGAELDFWSFVDLAGRRLSEEFGFRHRLATRLLLTLNRASAIVTYDLESTVHRPRGHSWSAFRLLFVTWLAGPLEPGRAATLAGMSRAAVSNLSKTLVADGMLVRTPGERDGRSVILSLTERGQDAMLEIFAGQNERERQWADVLTETEQRMLIMLLDKLMAGRGSFDVRERS; encoded by the coding sequence ATGAGCGCGGACGGCGGGGCGGAGCTGGACTTCTGGTCGTTCGTCGATCTCGCGGGACGGCGGCTCTCGGAGGAGTTCGGGTTCCGGCACCGGCTGGCGACGCGGCTGCTGCTGACGCTGAACCGGGCGTCGGCGATCGTCACCTACGACCTGGAGTCCACGGTGCACCGGCCGCGCGGGCACTCCTGGTCGGCCTTCCGGCTGCTGTTCGTGACCTGGCTCGCCGGGCCGCTGGAGCCGGGCCGGGCCGCCACGCTGGCCGGGATGAGCAGGGCCGCCGTCTCCAACCTGAGCAAGACGCTCGTCGCGGACGGGATGCTCGTGCGCACCCCGGGCGAGCGGGACGGCCGGTCGGTGATCCTGTCGCTGACCGAGCGGGGACAGGACGCCATGCTGGAGATCTTCGCCGGGCAGAACGAGCGCGAGCGGCAGTGGGCGGACGTGCTCACCGAGACCGAGCAGCGGATGCTCATCATGCTGCTGGACAAGCTCATGGCGGGGCGCGGGTCGTTCGACGTCCGCGAGCGGAGCTGA
- the fahA gene encoding fumarylacetoacetase → MTRIAIPEDSLFGLANLPYGVFSTPGTAPRVGVRVADSVVDLAAGLGDGVFAAPSLNPFMAEGHARWVEVREQILDLVSEDVPDEAVHPLDQVTPHLPFEVADYVDFYASEHHASNLGRLFRPDSEPLMPNWKHLPVGYHGRAGTVVPSGTPIVRPSGQRKGQTAPTFGESRRLDVEAEVGFVVGTGSALGDPVSADDFDERVFGVVLVNDWSARDIQAWEYVPLGPFLGKSFATSVSHWVVPLLALEAARVATPPQDPEPLPYLREKSPWGLDLDLAVSWNGQVVSRPPYREMYWSPAQMLAHMTVNGASSRTGDLFASGTVSGPAKDQRGAFIELTWGGKEPVTVNGEPRTFLEDGDEVSITASAPGPSGARIGFGEVTGRILPAR, encoded by the coding sequence ATGACCCGCATCGCGATCCCCGAGGACTCCCTCTTCGGGCTCGCCAACCTCCCCTACGGCGTGTTCTCGACCCCGGGCACGGCGCCCCGCGTGGGCGTCCGCGTGGCCGACTCCGTGGTGGACCTCGCGGCCGGCCTCGGCGACGGCGTCTTCGCCGCTCCGTCGCTGAACCCGTTCATGGCCGAGGGCCACGCGCGCTGGGTCGAGGTTCGCGAGCAGATCCTCGACCTGGTCTCCGAGGACGTCCCGGACGAGGCCGTCCACCCCCTCGACCAGGTGACGCCGCACCTGCCGTTCGAGGTCGCCGACTACGTGGACTTCTACGCCTCCGAGCACCACGCGTCCAACCTCGGCCGGCTGTTCCGCCCGGACTCCGAGCCGCTCATGCCGAACTGGAAGCACCTGCCGGTCGGGTACCACGGCCGCGCCGGAACGGTCGTCCCGTCCGGGACGCCGATCGTGCGCCCGAGCGGGCAGCGCAAGGGCCAGACCGCGCCCACCTTCGGGGAGAGCCGCCGCTTGGACGTCGAGGCCGAGGTCGGCTTCGTGGTCGGCACCGGCTCGGCGCTGGGCGACCCGGTGAGCGCGGACGACTTCGACGAGCGCGTGTTCGGGGTAGTCCTGGTCAACGACTGGTCGGCCCGCGACATCCAGGCGTGGGAGTACGTGCCGCTCGGCCCGTTCCTGGGGAAGAGCTTCGCGACGTCGGTGTCCCACTGGGTCGTCCCGCTCCTCGCCCTGGAGGCCGCCCGCGTCGCCACGCCGCCGCAGGATCCCGAGCCGCTGCCCTACCTGCGCGAGAAGAGCCCGTGGGGCCTGGACCTCGACCTCGCCGTCTCCTGGAACGGGCAGGTCGTCTCCCGGCCGCCCTATCGGGAGATGTACTGGTCGCCCGCCCAGATGCTCGCGCACATGACGGTGAACGGCGCCTCGTCCCGCACCGGCGACCTGTTCGCCTCCGGGACGGTCTCGGGCCCGGCCAAGGACCAGCGCGGCGCCTTCATCGAGCTCACGTGGGGCGGCAAGGAGCCCGTGACGGTCAACGGCGAGCCGCGCACCTTCCTGGAGGACGGCGACGAGGTCTCGATCACCGCCTCGGCCCCCGGCCCCTCCGGTGCCCGCATCGGCTTCGGAGAGGTGACCGGCCGCATCCTCCCCGCCCGCTGA
- a CDS encoding homogentisate 1,2-dioxygenase, translating into MAHYRRVGHVPPKRHTQHRHIGHGDGEERLHFEELMGEEGFSSDSSLLYHREIPSAIVDSRVWDVPDQTTTPNHPLRPRHLKLHELFPKETWSETDVVTGRRVVLGNGDVRLSYVVSAADSPLYRNATGDEIVYIESGTATVETIFGAVDAEQGDYVVIPASTTHRWLPTGDQPLRAYAIEATGHVAPPKRYLSRYGQFLENAPYCERDLHGPGEPLQADGTDVEVLVKHRTSRGITGTRLTYARHPFDVVGWDGCLYPFTFSVHDFEPITGRVHQPPPVHQVFEGHNFVVCNFVPRKVDYHPLSIPVPYYHSNVDSDEIMFYCGGDYEARKGSGIGQGSVSVHPGGLAHGPQPGAYERSIGVEFFDELAVMVDTFRPLELGEGGLACEDEAYAWTWAGRR; encoded by the coding sequence ATGGCCCACTACCGCCGGGTCGGCCACGTGCCGCCGAAACGCCACACCCAGCACCGTCACATCGGTCACGGGGACGGCGAGGAGCGGCTTCACTTCGAGGAACTGATGGGCGAGGAGGGCTTCTCCTCCGACTCGTCACTGCTGTACCACCGGGAGATCCCGTCCGCGATCGTCGACTCGCGGGTCTGGGACGTTCCCGACCAGACCACGACGCCCAACCATCCGCTGCGGCCGCGCCATCTCAAGCTGCACGAGCTGTTCCCCAAGGAGACGTGGTCCGAGACCGACGTCGTCACCGGCCGCCGGGTCGTCCTCGGCAACGGCGACGTCCGGCTCTCCTACGTCGTGTCCGCCGCGGACTCGCCGCTGTACCGCAACGCGACCGGCGACGAGATCGTCTACATCGAGTCCGGCACCGCCACGGTCGAGACGATCTTCGGGGCGGTGGACGCGGAGCAGGGCGACTACGTCGTCATCCCGGCCTCGACCACGCACCGGTGGCTGCCGACCGGGGACCAGCCGCTGCGTGCGTACGCGATCGAGGCCACCGGCCACGTCGCGCCGCCGAAGCGCTACCTGTCGCGCTACGGCCAGTTCCTGGAGAACGCCCCGTACTGCGAGCGCGACCTGCACGGCCCAGGCGAACCCCTCCAGGCCGACGGCACGGACGTCGAGGTCCTCGTCAAGCACCGCACGTCGCGCGGCATCACCGGCACCCGGCTGACCTACGCGCGCCACCCGTTCGACGTCGTCGGCTGGGACGGCTGCCTGTACCCGTTCACGTTCAGCGTCCACGACTTCGAGCCGATCACCGGCCGCGTCCACCAGCCGCCGCCCGTCCACCAGGTGTTCGAGGGCCACAACTTCGTGGTCTGCAACTTCGTGCCGCGCAAGGTGGACTACCACCCGCTGTCGATCCCGGTGCCCTACTACCACTCGAACGTGGACTCCGACGAGATCATGTTCTACTGCGGCGGCGACTACGAGGCGCGCAAGGGCTCCGGCATCGGGCAGGGCTCGGTCTCGGTGCATCCGGGCGGCCTCGCGCACGGCCCGCAGCCCGGCGCCTACGAGCGCAGCATCGGCGTCGAGTTCTTCGACGAGCTGGCGGTCATGGTGGACACCTTCCGCCCGCTCGAACTGGGCGAGGGCGGCCTGGCCTGCGAGGACGAGGCGTACGCCTGGACGTGGGCGGGGCGGCGATGA
- a CDS encoding GNAT family N-acetyltransferase, with amino-acid sequence MSSANLVSSMEPIFRTAAADDVPALVALVESAYRGDSSRAGWTTEADLLDGRRTDPDAVAAVVHDPRAVMLVAESDGVLTACCQLEDRGGHAYFGMFAVSPSQQGGGLGRRVLAEAERRAREQWGAAEMHMTVISLREDLIAWYVRRGYARTGRTSPFPYGDERFGLPKRDDLEFELLVKKLR; translated from the coding sequence ATGAGCAGCGCGAACCTGGTGAGCAGCATGGAACCGATCTTCCGGACGGCCGCGGCGGACGACGTCCCGGCCCTCGTCGCGCTCGTGGAGAGCGCCTACCGCGGGGACTCCAGCCGCGCCGGATGGACCACCGAGGCCGACCTCCTCGACGGCCGGCGCACGGACCCGGACGCCGTCGCGGCCGTGGTGCACGACCCGCGCGCGGTGATGCTGGTGGCCGAGTCGGACGGCGTGCTCACGGCCTGCTGCCAGCTGGAGGACCGCGGCGGGCACGCCTACTTCGGCATGTTCGCGGTCAGCCCGTCCCAGCAGGGCGGCGGGCTCGGCCGCCGGGTCCTCGCCGAGGCCGAGCGGCGGGCGCGCGAGCAGTGGGGCGCGGCCGAGATGCACATGACGGTGATCAGCCTGCGCGAGGACCTGATCGCCTGGTACGTCCGGCGCGGCTACGCCCGGACCGGCAGGACGAGCCCGTTCCCGTACGGCGACGAGCGCTTCGGCCTGCCCAAGCGCGACGACCTGGAGTTCGAGCTGCTGGTGAAGAAGCTCCGCTGA
- a CDS encoding alpha/beta fold hydrolase produces the protein MSFRERHRMLDAGDVTLHVVEQGDGVPVVMCHGFPGLWYSWRRQLPALAEAGYRAIALDMRGYGRSSRPPSPRAYDRRHTVADLVGVLDALGIDEAVFAGHDFGAALVWDLPQWAPGRVKALMQLSVPRMPVSNRPPTELYARMAEQHFVHVYYFQEEGPADEELGAEPERFLANVFWALSGGYRYLDVWRHPSEGNGYLDVLPEAPPLPWPWLSRDEFAFYTDEFRRTGFTGGLNWYRAYDHVWNEKQNRPDEPVTVPTLFLVGERDPVLQMMGSDALEQMEAHVPGLRDVHVIEGAGHFVQMEAAGEVNEAMLAFLAGL, from the coding sequence ATGAGCTTCCGCGAACGTCACCGCATGCTGGACGCGGGCGACGTCACCCTTCACGTGGTCGAGCAGGGCGACGGCGTCCCGGTGGTGATGTGCCATGGCTTCCCGGGCCTCTGGTACAGCTGGCGGCGGCAGCTCCCGGCGCTGGCCGAGGCCGGGTACCGGGCGATCGCCCTCGACATGCGGGGATACGGGCGCAGCAGCCGCCCGCCTTCGCCGCGGGCCTACGACCGGCGGCACACGGTCGCCGACCTCGTCGGCGTCCTGGACGCCCTGGGCATCGACGAGGCCGTCTTCGCGGGCCACGACTTCGGGGCCGCTCTCGTCTGGGACCTGCCCCAGTGGGCCCCCGGGCGGGTCAAGGCGCTGATGCAGCTGAGCGTGCCGCGCATGCCCGTCTCGAACCGCCCGCCCACCGAGCTTTACGCGCGGATGGCCGAACAGCACTTCGTCCATGTGTACTACTTCCAGGAGGAGGGCCCTGCGGACGAGGAGTTGGGGGCCGAACCGGAGCGCTTCCTGGCGAACGTCTTCTGGGCGCTCAGCGGCGGCTACCGGTACCTCGATGTCTGGCGGCATCCAAGCGAAGGCAACGGATACCTCGATGTGCTCCCCGAAGCCCCGCCCCTGCCATGGCCGTGGTTGTCGCGGGATGAGTTCGCCTTCTACACCGACGAGTTCCGCCGGACGGGCTTCACCGGTGGCCTCAACTGGTACCGGGCCTACGACCACGTCTGGAACGAGAAGCAGAACCGTCCGGACGAGCCTGTCACCGTTCCCACGTTGTTCCTCGTGGGCGAGCGTGACCCCGTCCTCCAGATGATGGGTTCCGACGCCCTGGAGCAGATGGAGGCCCACGTCCCGGGCCTGCGCGACGTCCACGTCATCGAGGGCGCCGGTCACTTCGTCCAGATGGAGGCGGCCGGCGAGGTCAACGAGGCGATGCTCGCCTTCCTCGCCGGCCTCTGA